Proteins found in one Salinimonas lutimaris genomic segment:
- a CDS encoding sensor histidine kinase: MRVNNPVISSCLIGAALVVVAGFISFKLLKQERLVSFEGPVREFVDVKNEQYENLGYELLTVESFFLATDNVTFDEFELFVAPIFEQNIIVSAIFYYDQAAAMGDLTSPTYWQSFDGEMPTSEETMQEFLADFDIKHLSTSDPTTTAPMQGGTRRYVGIVYKMADDEGVLIFYIDFDRAIRAVINNDISKEFFIFDEDEKLIFQNVPNTDIASNAFVEDLFFFDQFWQIKINYLPDSQSYFYYLIPIFALVLSGFIFYLFRYSARLKVLYSQKEDAMTKLQFAQEKIIESEKINAMGGLVAGISHEVNTPLGISITSASHQRDLLDELKQDFDNGVLDSDKFEDFMESSYDMVDMTLKNMQRASKLVASFKRVAVINADDATDIERVDLTNLINEFISNYRDHSDGHTINFIARLPDKAKVSTYPAVITQVLSHLTSNTLLHGFKPEQKQVEVQIALREYKDGFALRFSDNGTGVPPDDLRKIFEPFFTTKRGSGNAGLGLCVVYNLIKSKLKGDLNHGSNPDQGLWISFTVSNLNSKE, translated from the coding sequence ATGAGGGTCAACAACCCTGTCATCTCAAGTTGCCTGATCGGTGCTGCGCTGGTGGTCGTGGCAGGTTTTATCAGCTTTAAGTTATTAAAGCAGGAACGTCTGGTGTCTTTTGAAGGCCCGGTTCGGGAATTTGTTGATGTAAAAAACGAGCAGTATGAAAATCTGGGCTACGAATTATTGACGGTGGAAAGCTTTTTTCTGGCCACTGACAACGTCACTTTTGATGAGTTTGAGCTGTTTGTCGCCCCTATTTTTGAGCAAAATATTATTGTTTCTGCCATTTTCTATTATGACCAGGCTGCTGCAATGGGTGACCTGACCTCACCTACCTATTGGCAGTCTTTCGATGGCGAGATGCCGACTTCTGAAGAAACAATGCAGGAATTTCTGGCAGATTTTGATATTAAACATTTAAGCACTTCTGATCCTACTACCACTGCACCCATGCAGGGCGGTACCCGCCGTTATGTGGGCATTGTCTATAAAATGGCTGACGATGAGGGGGTGCTTATTTTTTATATCGATTTTGACCGGGCGATACGCGCAGTCATTAATAACGATATCTCCAAAGAGTTTTTTATTTTTGATGAAGATGAAAAACTGATTTTTCAGAACGTACCTAATACCGATATTGCGAGTAATGCCTTTGTTGAGGATTTATTTTTCTTTGACCAGTTCTGGCAAATTAAAATCAATTACTTGCCCGACTCGCAAAGTTACTTCTATTACCTCATTCCAATATTCGCGCTGGTGTTGTCAGGCTTCATTTTTTATCTGTTTCGTTATTCAGCCCGGCTTAAAGTGCTGTATTCGCAAAAAGAAGATGCGATGACCAAGCTGCAGTTTGCCCAGGAAAAAATTATTGAGTCAGAAAAAATCAACGCCATGGGCGGCTTGGTGGCCGGGATATCTCATGAGGTCAATACGCCGCTGGGTATCAGTATTACCAGCGCCTCTCACCAGCGTGATTTGCTGGATGAGTTAAAGCAGGACTTCGACAATGGCGTGCTGGACTCAGACAAATTTGAAGATTTTATGGAATCCAGCTATGACATGGTCGACATGACGCTGAAAAATATGCAGCGCGCTTCCAAGCTGGTGGCCAGTTTTAAACGGGTGGCAGTAATCAATGCCGATGATGCAACGGATATTGAGCGTGTGGATTTGACCAACCTGATTAATGAGTTTATCAGCAACTATCGCGACCATAGCGACGGACACACCATCAATTTTATTGCCCGCCTGCCGGATAAGGCAAAAGTGTCTACGTACCCGGCGGTGATTACTCAGGTATTGTCTCACTTAACGTCAAATACCTTGCTGCACGGGTTTAAGCCAGAACAAAAGCAGGTGGAAGTGCAGATTGCTCTGCGCGAATACAAGGATGGCTTTGCCCTGCGTTTTAGCGATAACGGTACCGGTGTACCGCCGGACGATCTGCGTAAAATTTTTGAACCTTTCTTTACGACTAAAAGAGGAAGCGGAAATGCAGGGCTTGGTCTGTGCGTAGTCTATAATCTAATCAAGAGTAAACTGAAAGGTGATCTGAATCACGGTAGCAACCCGGATCAGGGCCTGTGGATCTCGTTTACTGTGAGTAATTTGAATTCGAAGGAGTAA
- a CDS encoding sensor histidine kinase, which yields MTGEVVMPFSVEPKLIDTGQSWQVFEHYQQMLVSQLSFTSMSYWYDMTPTMLVKMTPDNARDERVESGGLTSLFGESKIILCPARLVPETLRPSQPFCIVARYQVDNHQGVLVGGLAEDGNVSDFEDLVLAGLVDIFRSLIAQRFIYQTHILTGLQQEISRSESMAMLGEMVGAVTHEINNPLGVAVTGVSHLKEEIRLLVRSFESGELTEDSFQEFVDECTDVCQLLEFNLGRAVSLVQDFKKTAVDQSAFKLVMFDVTKNINSLLGSLAPEIKRHGIKLTVDLPEQVQTNGYPGALSQIVTNLTFNSIRHAFEGVDNPEINLVGCLDNEANEFILYFEDNGTGIPEAIRSSIFEPYFTTKAESGGSGLGMSIARDLVEKKLAGSIILDESFTTGTRFILKLPVH from the coding sequence ATGACAGGCGAGGTAGTAATGCCATTTTCAGTAGAGCCAAAACTTATCGATACAGGACAAAGCTGGCAGGTTTTTGAGCATTATCAGCAAATGCTTGTCAGTCAGTTATCTTTCACATCCATGAGTTACTGGTACGACATGACGCCTACGATGCTGGTAAAAATGACCCCGGATAATGCGCGGGATGAACGGGTAGAAAGTGGTGGGTTAACGTCATTGTTCGGTGAGAGTAAGATCATCTTGTGCCCCGCCAGACTGGTTCCCGAAACGCTCAGACCTTCCCAGCCGTTTTGTATTGTGGCCCGGTATCAGGTTGATAATCATCAGGGAGTGCTGGTGGGCGGGCTTGCTGAAGACGGTAACGTCAGTGACTTTGAAGATCTGGTACTCGCCGGACTGGTGGATATTTTTCGCAGTCTGATCGCCCAGCGCTTTATATATCAAACCCATATATTAACAGGCTTACAGCAGGAGATTTCTCGCAGTGAAAGCATGGCCATGTTAGGTGAAATGGTGGGGGCAGTCACGCATGAAATTAATAATCCGCTTGGTGTAGCCGTGACCGGGGTGTCGCATTTAAAAGAAGAAATTCGCTTGCTGGTGCGCAGCTTTGAAAGTGGTGAGCTGACTGAAGATTCTTTTCAGGAATTTGTGGATGAGTGCACCGATGTCTGTCAGTTGCTCGAATTTAATCTTGGCCGGGCGGTATCGCTGGTCCAGGACTTTAAGAAAACCGCGGTAGACCAGAGCGCCTTTAAGCTGGTGATGTTTGATGTGACAAAAAATATCAATAGCCTGCTGGGGAGTCTGGCGCCGGAAATTAAGCGCCATGGCATCAAACTGACGGTAGATTTACCCGAACAAGTGCAAACCAATGGTTATCCTGGTGCTTTATCACAGATAGTGACAAACCTGACTTTCAATTCTATCCGACATGCATTTGAAGGTGTTGATAACCCTGAAATCAATCTGGTGGGGTGCCTGGATAACGAGGCAAACGAGTTTATTCTTTATTTCGAAGATAACGGTACTGGTATACCTGAAGCTATCCGCAGTTCGATTTTTGAGCCTTATTTTACGACAAAAGCGGAAAGCGGTGGCAGCGGATTGGGTATGTCTATCGCCCGGGATTTGGTAGAGAAAAAACTGGCTGGCTCTATCATACTGGATGAAAGTTTTACCACCGGAACGCGGTTTATTCTGAAGTTGCCTGTGCATTGA
- a CDS encoding IMPACT family protein, with amino-acid sequence MPYLIPDEQRQTEYEIKKSQFIGIAAYTPDRASAMALIDEARRRYPDARHHCWAYLLGNPANPDSVAMADDGEPSGTAGKPILNVLQHNAVGDITIVVVRYFGGIKLGAGGLVRAYSASAQLTLDALPTHELVKLTRVVVTGDFKHEQFWRHFTQQQGGQVADAAYAQQVTLELMLPDDSIGQLVELGYSQGFSVNTPES; translated from the coding sequence ATGCCATATTTAATTCCCGACGAACAACGTCAAACCGAATACGAAATCAAGAAAAGCCAGTTTATCGGTATTGCTGCCTATACACCGGACCGGGCCAGTGCGATGGCGCTGATTGATGAGGCGCGCCGGCGATACCCGGATGCACGGCACCATTGCTGGGCGTATTTACTGGGCAACCCGGCCAATCCTGACAGTGTGGCCATGGCCGATGACGGCGAGCCTTCCGGTACTGCCGGCAAACCCATTTTAAATGTGTTACAGCACAATGCCGTGGGTGATATTACGATTGTGGTGGTGCGCTACTTTGGTGGTATTAAGCTAGGGGCTGGAGGCCTGGTGCGGGCTTATTCTGCTTCGGCGCAGTTAACACTTGATGCATTACCCACCCATGAACTGGTGAAGCTAACCCGGGTAGTGGTAACGGGCGATTTCAAACATGAACAATTCTGGCGTCACTTTACCCAACAGCAAGGCGGACAAGTAGCCGACGCTGCTTATGCGCAGCAGGTCACTCTGGAGCTGATGTTGCCCGATGATTCGATTGGCCAGCTTGTTGAACTGGGCTACAGTCAGGGTTTTAGTGTCAATACGCCCGAGTCATGA
- a CDS encoding DUF3369 domain-containing protein, with translation MAANPLFAKKKPVVESGDNNEKEAEVGFKVLIVDDETEVHRVTDLTLKRFKFDGKKIEFLHAYSAQEAMEVFKREKDISLALVDVVMETDHAGLDLVHWVRKDHKDHLCRLILRTGQPGQAPEHEVIEKYDINDYKEKTELTSQKLKTLMYSGLRSYRDISTIELHRKGLRQVIESTGNMLKSNSMTAFATAVLKEIMNILQLESTAVYCSTFSRKSEQGSTSRVLAATGELVKNMESADIDQLPESVKKQFDRALAEQCSFYSPEGYVFYTQTDGGHENLLYIDIKNDLTPSQRELLEIYCINVALAYENLLMSEEVLDTQRELVYLLGDAVEMRSKETGAHVKRVSLISYMLAQKYGLSEQECLMIKKGSPLHDLGKVAIPDSILHKPAKLDKDEWDKMKTHAMVGYDILKKSQKPILVAAAEISLTHHEKWDGSGYPRGLKGDDIPISGRITAVADVFDALGSKRAYKDPWDSSKIKAILEEERGRHFDPALIDIMIESFDEFLSIREQFPDGDA, from the coding sequence GTGGCTGCGAATCCTCTTTTTGCTAAGAAAAAGCCGGTTGTAGAAAGCGGCGATAATAACGAAAAAGAAGCCGAAGTCGGTTTTAAAGTGTTAATCGTGGATGATGAGACAGAAGTGCATCGGGTAACTGACCTGACCCTGAAGCGTTTCAAATTTGATGGTAAAAAAATTGAGTTTCTGCATGCTTACTCAGCGCAGGAAGCCATGGAAGTGTTTAAACGAGAGAAGGATATTTCTCTGGCGCTGGTGGATGTGGTCATGGAGACAGACCATGCCGGTTTGGATCTGGTGCACTGGGTTCGTAAAGATCACAAGGATCATTTGTGCCGGCTCATATTGCGTACCGGTCAGCCCGGACAGGCGCCGGAGCATGAGGTCATCGAAAAATATGACATCAACGATTATAAAGAAAAAACCGAGCTGACCAGTCAAAAGCTGAAAACGCTGATGTACAGCGGACTGCGCTCGTACCGGGATATCAGCACCATTGAGCTACATCGCAAAGGTCTGCGCCAGGTCATTGAAAGTACCGGCAATATGCTTAAATCCAACTCAATGACAGCATTTGCCACAGCGGTACTCAAAGAAATCATGAATATTCTGCAGCTGGAGTCCACTGCGGTGTATTGTTCTACGTTTTCCAGAAAGAGTGAGCAGGGTTCGACCAGCCGGGTGCTGGCGGCAACCGGCGAGCTGGTGAAAAACATGGAAAGTGCTGATATCGATCAGCTTCCTGAGTCGGTTAAAAAGCAATTTGATCGGGCGTTAGCCGAGCAATGCTCTTTTTATTCGCCAGAAGGATATGTGTTTTATACCCAGACCGATGGCGGTCATGAAAACCTGCTGTACATTGATATTAAAAATGACCTGACACCCAGTCAGCGTGAGCTGCTGGAAATTTACTGCATCAACGTGGCGCTGGCTTATGAAAACCTGCTGATGAGTGAAGAGGTGCTTGATACCCAGCGTGAACTGGTTTACCTGCTGGGCGATGCGGTTGAAATGCGCAGTAAGGAAACCGGCGCACATGTGAAGCGGGTTTCTTTAATCAGCTACATGCTGGCTCAGAAATATGGCTTGAGCGAGCAGGAGTGTCTGATGATTAAGAAAGGCTCGCCGCTGCACGATCTTGGCAAAGTCGCTATTCCTGATAGCATTTTGCACAAGCCGGCCAAGCTGGATAAAGATGAGTGGGACAAAATGAAAACCCACGCCATGGTGGGTTACGACATCCTGAAAAAATCACAGAAACCTATTTTGGTGGCAGCCGCTGAAATCAGTCTGACTCACCACGAAAAGTGGGATGGCTCGGGCTACCCCCGGGGGCTGAAAGGCGACGATATTCCTATTTCAGGTCGTATCACTGCTGTTGCTGATGTGTTTGACGCACTCGGATCTAAGCGTGCATACAAAGATCCCTGGGATAGCAGCAAGATCAAGGCGATTTTAGAAGAAGAGCGTGGCCGGCATTTCGATCCCGCCCTGATTGATATCATGATCGAAAGCTTTGATGAGTTTTTAAGCATTCGCGAGCAGTTCCCTGACGGGGATGCGTAA